In the genome of Sporichthya brevicatena, one region contains:
- a CDS encoding 3-methyladenine DNA glycosylase, which yields MEPVQAIVLGPAEWAARRDAHDVRVAGWVEPHLERAVRREKHPVLDFLFTYYNHSPGALRRWHPGAGVVLAGDPPHRRWSGYVEVEDGVTADPALSGTRARIARDTLALLEATAARRPVFGCHGMHEWAMVYRLSPEQVRHSAVPLRLPSAEVDAVVESAPLRCTHFDAFRFFTDPARPLNLLTPTRGAMPDLEQGGCLHTNMDLYKHAYRLSPLVPSELVADCFALAREIRAVDMRASPYDLADLGYPPIPIETVEGRREYVEHQRDFADRAAVLRGRLIGTIRPVVDALRPAGTAAR from the coding sequence ATGGAGCCCGTGCAGGCGATCGTGCTCGGCCCCGCGGAGTGGGCCGCCCGCCGCGACGCGCACGACGTGCGGGTCGCAGGCTGGGTGGAGCCGCACCTCGAGCGCGCGGTCCGCCGCGAGAAGCATCCCGTGCTCGACTTCCTCTTCACCTACTACAACCACTCCCCCGGCGCGCTGCGCCGCTGGCACCCCGGCGCGGGCGTCGTCCTGGCCGGGGACCCGCCCCACCGGCGCTGGAGCGGCTACGTCGAGGTCGAGGACGGGGTGACGGCCGACCCGGCGCTGTCCGGCACGCGCGCCCGGATCGCTCGGGACACGCTCGCCCTGTTGGAGGCCACCGCCGCCCGGCGGCCGGTGTTCGGCTGCCACGGGATGCACGAGTGGGCGATGGTCTACCGGCTCTCGCCGGAGCAGGTCCGCCACTCGGCGGTGCCGTTGCGGCTGCCCTCGGCCGAGGTCGACGCCGTCGTGGAGTCGGCGCCGCTGCGCTGCACCCACTTCGACGCGTTCCGGTTCTTCACCGACCCGGCCCGGCCGCTGAACCTGCTCACCCCCACCCGGGGCGCGATGCCGGACCTGGAGCAGGGCGGCTGCCTGCACACCAACATGGACCTCTACAAGCACGCGTACCGGCTCAGCCCGCTGGTGCCGTCCGAGCTGGTCGCCGACTGCTTCGCCCTCGCCCGCGAGATCCGCGCGGTCGACATGCGCGCCTCCCCCTACGACCTCGCCGACCTCGGGTACCCGCCGATCCCGATCGAGACCGTCGAGGGGCGCCGCGAGTACGTCGAGCACCAGCGCGACTTCGCCGACCGGGCAGCCGTCCTCCGGGGCCGTCTGATCGGGACGATTCGCCCGGTCGTGGATGCGCTCCGGCCCGCCGGGACCGCGGCCCGATAG
- the cimA gene encoding citramalate synthase produces the protein MTTQQNGLSDAFHVYDTTLRDGAQGEGMALTVADKLAIAKHLDDLGVGFIEGGWPGALPKDTEFFARAQTELNLRHAQLVAFGSTRKAESRASEDPQVLALRDSGAGTICLVAKSHVGHVERALRTTLAENLEMITDTVTFLRAEGRRVFVDCEHFFDGYHLDPIYAVEVVRTAAAAGADVVVLCDTNGGMLPSQVNRVVSEVLAATGARLGIHCQDDTGCAVANTIAAVEAGVTHVQCVANGYGERTGNANLATVVANLELKLGIQCLPPGKLKELSRVSHAIAEIANMTPRHHLPYVGMSAFAHKAGLHASAIKVDPDLYQHIDPTLVGNDMRMLISEMAGRASVELKGKELGHDLAANPTALANVVEKVKNLEARGYSFEAADGSFDLLIREELEPENSRVFELESWRVIVDRDAAGEVRTEATVKLHASGKRFVATGEGNGPVNALDMALRQGLEQVYPDLARLELVDFKVRILEGAHGTGAVVRVLVETSDGETEWDTVGVHENIIEASWQALADGVTYGLLRTAGLPLG, from the coding sequence GTGACGACCCAGCAGAACGGTCTCTCGGACGCGTTCCACGTCTACGACACGACTCTGCGCGACGGCGCGCAGGGCGAGGGCATGGCGCTGACGGTGGCGGACAAGCTCGCCATCGCCAAGCACCTCGACGACCTCGGCGTCGGCTTCATCGAGGGCGGGTGGCCGGGTGCGCTGCCGAAGGACACCGAGTTCTTCGCCCGCGCACAGACCGAACTGAATCTGCGTCACGCCCAGCTGGTGGCCTTCGGGTCCACCCGCAAGGCCGAGAGCAGGGCGTCCGAGGACCCACAGGTCCTCGCGCTCCGTGACTCCGGGGCCGGCACGATCTGCCTGGTCGCCAAGAGCCACGTCGGCCACGTCGAAAGGGCACTCCGCACCACCCTCGCGGAGAACCTGGAGATGATCACGGACACCGTCACCTTCCTCCGTGCAGAAGGCCGCCGCGTGTTCGTGGACTGCGAGCACTTCTTCGACGGCTACCACCTCGACCCGATCTACGCCGTCGAGGTCGTCCGCACCGCGGCGGCCGCCGGGGCCGACGTCGTCGTGCTCTGCGACACCAACGGCGGCATGCTGCCGTCGCAGGTGAACCGCGTCGTCAGCGAGGTCCTCGCGGCGACCGGCGCGCGTCTGGGCATCCACTGCCAGGACGACACCGGCTGCGCGGTCGCCAACACCATCGCCGCCGTCGAGGCCGGCGTGACGCACGTGCAGTGCGTCGCCAACGGCTACGGCGAGCGCACCGGCAACGCGAACCTCGCGACGGTCGTCGCGAACCTCGAGCTCAAGCTCGGGATCCAGTGCCTGCCGCCCGGCAAGCTCAAGGAGCTCTCGCGCGTCAGCCACGCGATCGCCGAGATCGCGAACATGACGCCGCGTCACCACCTGCCGTACGTCGGCATGAGCGCGTTCGCGCACAAGGCCGGTCTGCACGCCTCGGCGATCAAGGTCGACCCCGACCTGTACCAGCACATCGACCCGACCCTGGTCGGCAACGACATGCGCATGCTGATCTCGGAGATGGCCGGCCGCGCGAGCGTCGAGCTCAAGGGCAAGGAGCTCGGGCACGACCTCGCCGCCAACCCGACCGCGCTGGCCAACGTGGTCGAGAAGGTGAAGAACCTCGAGGCCCGCGGCTACTCGTTCGAGGCCGCCGACGGTTCGTTCGACCTGCTCATCCGCGAGGAGCTGGAGCCGGAGAACAGCCGCGTCTTCGAGCTGGAGTCCTGGCGGGTCATCGTCGACCGCGACGCCGCCGGCGAGGTCCGCACCGAGGCGACCGTGAAGCTGCACGCCTCCGGCAAGCGCTTCGTCGCCACCGGCGAGGGCAACGGCCCGGTCAACGCCCTCGACATGGCGCTCCGGCAGGGCCTCGAGCAGGTCTACCCGGACCTCGCCCGCCTCGAGCTCGTCGACTTCAAGGTCCGCATCCTCGAAGGCGCCCACGGCACCGGCGCGGTCGTCCGCGTCCTCGTCGAGACCAGCGACGGCGAGACCGAGTGGGACACCGTCGGCGTCCACGAGAACATCATCGAGGCCTCCTGGCAGGCCCTCGCCGACGGCGTCACCTACGGCCTGCTCCGCACCGCCGGGCTCCCGCTCGGCTGA
- a CDS encoding fibronectin type III domain-containing protein translates to MEFGRVRRALVWTGAAALVAGTTGVLGATGAGATATASKPAVAEAAAKDVTATTAKLTAKVNPNGAKTSISVACTGGSYAWSANGLAAGGTPSTVTASLTSLTPETGYSCTLTATNSAGSTESSAIGFTTPESSEPGPEVTAPTVGDTTATDVTDTTATLSAPVNPGGGATTLGVTCTGGTYKWTATGPASGDTPALASADLTELEPGTEYTCSLKATNSAGTTQSSAPAVFTTTGAGEPTPTPTVTPTPTPDPTPAPDAGAPTVGPTAAAGVTSDSATLTGSVTPNGIATAATATCTGGAWTAGGAFAGSGTAPVTVSVPLTGLSAGTKYVCAIQATNTAGTTTSAGPVSFVTNGAPKPPTTSTAISIKAKTFNAKKGKSKTYAVATFTDKADLPASSYKVTINWGDGTSSTGKVVRTGKGTYKVTGKHKYTKAGKKTTKVTVSKSGSAKVTSKGRANTA, encoded by the coding sequence ATGGAGTTCGGGCGAGTACGGCGCGCGCTGGTGTGGACCGGGGCGGCTGCCCTGGTGGCGGGGACGACGGGCGTGCTGGGCGCGACCGGGGCGGGCGCGACCGCGACGGCGTCCAAGCCCGCGGTCGCCGAGGCGGCGGCCAAGGACGTCACCGCGACCACGGCGAAGCTGACGGCGAAGGTCAACCCGAACGGCGCGAAGACGTCGATCTCGGTGGCGTGCACCGGCGGGTCCTACGCCTGGTCGGCGAACGGCCTGGCGGCCGGCGGTACCCCGAGCACGGTCACCGCCTCGCTGACCTCGCTCACGCCGGAGACCGGCTACTCCTGCACGCTGACCGCGACGAACAGCGCGGGCTCGACGGAGAGCTCGGCCATCGGGTTCACCACCCCGGAGTCCTCCGAGCCCGGCCCGGAGGTCACGGCCCCGACCGTCGGTGACACGACTGCGACCGACGTCACCGACACCACGGCGACGTTGAGCGCCCCGGTGAACCCGGGTGGTGGAGCGACGACCCTCGGCGTCACCTGCACCGGCGGCACCTACAAGTGGACCGCGACCGGCCCGGCGTCGGGAGACACCCCCGCGCTGGCGAGCGCGGACCTGACCGAGCTGGAGCCGGGCACGGAGTACACGTGCTCGCTCAAGGCCACCAACAGCGCGGGCACGACGCAGAGCAGCGCGCCCGCGGTCTTCACGACCACGGGCGCGGGGGAGCCAACGCCGACCCCGACCGTCACGCCGACCCCGACGCCGGACCCGACCCCCGCTCCGGACGCGGGCGCACCGACCGTCGGCCCGACGGCCGCCGCCGGGGTCACCAGTGACTCCGCGACGCTGACCGGGTCGGTCACGCCGAACGGCATCGCGACCGCGGCGACGGCCACCTGCACCGGGGGCGCGTGGACGGCCGGCGGGGCGTTCGCCGGTTCCGGGACGGCGCCGGTGACCGTCTCGGTCCCGCTGACCGGGCTGAGCGCGGGCACGAAGTACGTCTGCGCGATCCAGGCGACCAACACCGCGGGCACCACGACCAGCGCCGGGCCGGTCTCGTTCGTCACCAACGGGGCGCCCAAGCCGCCGACGACCTCGACCGCGATCTCCATCAAGGCGAAGACGTTCAACGCCAAGAAGGGGAAGTCGAAGACCTACGCGGTGGCGACCTTCACCGACAAGGCGGACCTGCCGGCGTCGAGCTACAAGGTCACGATCAACTGGGGCGACGGCACCAGCAGCACGGGCAAGGTCGTCCGCACCGGCAAGGGCACCTACAAGGTCACCGGCAAGCACAAGTACACGAAGGCCGGGAAGAAGACGACCAAGGTGACGGTGTCGAAGTCGGGCAGCGCCAAGGTGACCTCGAAGGGCCGCGCAAACACCGCCTGA
- a CDS encoding branched-chain amino acid aminotransferase, translated as MTTVGLDFHITPNPAPAPEARRADILADPGFGKYFTDHMVSVTWTPQQGWHDASLRPYGPISMDPATAVIHYAQSIFEGLKAYRHDDGSIVTFRPEQNAARFQRSAKRLALPELPTQIFVDAIDLLVRTDAAWVPTRAEQSLYLRPFMFASEVFLGVKPASHVSFYVIASPAGAYFAKGLKPVSIWISEEYTRAALGGTGAAKCAGNYAASLVAQQEAIENGCDQVVFLDAVERKWVEELGGMNLYFVHADGRIETPTLTGSILEGVTRDSILTLAADLGHEVVENRIAIDDWRAGVSSGEIVEVFACGTAAVVTPVGKLAWRGGELAMGDGEPGPVTSKIRNALLAIQHGHAEDKHGWLHKVV; from the coding sequence ATGACGACGGTGGGACTCGACTTTCACATCACGCCGAACCCCGCTCCCGCCCCCGAGGCGCGGCGGGCCGACATCCTGGCTGACCCGGGCTTCGGCAAGTACTTCACCGACCACATGGTCTCGGTGACCTGGACGCCCCAGCAGGGCTGGCACGACGCGAGCCTGCGCCCGTACGGGCCGATCTCGATGGACCCGGCGACCGCCGTCATCCACTACGCGCAGTCGATCTTCGAGGGCCTGAAGGCCTACCGGCACGACGACGGCTCGATCGTCACGTTCCGGCCGGAGCAGAACGCGGCCCGCTTCCAGCGCTCGGCCAAGCGCCTCGCGCTGCCGGAGCTGCCGACGCAGATCTTCGTCGACGCGATCGACCTGCTCGTCCGCACCGACGCCGCGTGGGTGCCGACCCGGGCCGAGCAGAGCCTGTACCTGCGGCCGTTCATGTTCGCCTCCGAGGTGTTCCTCGGGGTGAAGCCGGCCTCGCACGTCAGCTTCTACGTGATCGCGTCCCCGGCGGGCGCGTACTTCGCGAAGGGCCTCAAGCCTGTCTCGATCTGGATCTCCGAGGAGTACACCCGCGCCGCCCTCGGTGGGACCGGTGCGGCCAAGTGCGCCGGCAACTACGCGGCCAGCCTCGTCGCGCAGCAGGAGGCGATCGAGAACGGCTGCGACCAGGTCGTCTTCCTCGACGCCGTCGAGCGCAAGTGGGTCGAGGAGCTCGGCGGGATGAACCTGTACTTCGTCCACGCCGACGGGCGCATCGAGACCCCGACGCTGACCGGGTCGATCCTCGAGGGCGTCACCCGCGACTCGATCCTCACCCTCGCCGCCGACCTCGGCCACGAGGTCGTCGAGAACCGCATCGCCATCGACGACTGGCGCGCCGGCGTCAGCTCCGGCGAGATCGTCGAGGTCTTCGCCTGCGGGACCGCGGCGGTCGTCACCCCCGTCGGGAAGCTGGCGTGGCGCGGCGGCGAGCTGGCGATGGGCGACGGCGAGCCCGGCCCGGTGACGAGCAAGATCCGCAACGCCCTCCTCGCGATCCAGCACGGCCACGCCGAGGACAAGCACGGCTGGCTGCACAAGGTCGTCTGA
- a CDS encoding 3-isopropylmalate dehydrogenase — protein sequence MSSLKLAVIPGDGIGTEVVTEGRKVLDAALSDVKIEAHEYDLGARRWHATGETLPDSVLEEIRGADAILLGAVGDPSVPSGVLERGLLLKMRFALDHHVNLRPSKLYPGYASPLAGDPSIDFVVVREGTEGPYVGNGGSLRTGTPHEVATEVSLNTAFGIERVVRDAFARAQARPRKKLTLVHKDNVLVHAGGLWQRIVREVAPEFPDVEQDYLHVDAATIFLVTNPGRFDVIVTDNLFGDILTDLAAAITGGIGLAASGNLDVSRTNPSMFEPVHGSAPDIAGQGKADPTATILSVALMLEHLGHNDAAAKITAAVEADLAERGTAARSTSQIGDAIAARVAG from the coding sequence ATGAGCAGCCTGAAACTCGCAGTCATCCCCGGCGACGGCATCGGCACCGAGGTGGTGACCGAGGGTCGGAAGGTTCTCGACGCGGCGCTGAGCGACGTGAAGATCGAGGCCCACGAGTACGACCTCGGCGCCCGGCGTTGGCACGCGACGGGGGAGACGCTGCCGGACTCGGTGCTGGAGGAGATCCGCGGCGCCGACGCGATCCTGCTCGGCGCGGTCGGTGACCCCTCGGTCCCGTCCGGCGTCCTCGAGCGGGGCCTGCTGCTCAAGATGCGCTTCGCGCTCGACCATCACGTGAACCTGCGCCCGTCGAAGCTCTACCCGGGCTACGCCAGCCCGCTGGCCGGCGACCCGAGCATCGACTTCGTCGTCGTCCGTGAGGGCACCGAGGGCCCGTACGTCGGCAACGGCGGCTCGCTGCGGACCGGCACGCCCCACGAGGTCGCGACCGAGGTCAGCCTGAACACGGCGTTCGGCATCGAGCGCGTCGTCCGCGACGCCTTCGCCCGCGCCCAGGCCCGTCCGCGCAAGAAGCTCACGCTGGTGCACAAGGACAACGTCCTGGTCCACGCGGGTGGTCTGTGGCAGCGCATCGTGCGGGAGGTCGCGCCCGAGTTCCCCGACGTCGAGCAGGACTACCTGCACGTCGACGCCGCGACCATCTTTCTGGTCACCAACCCCGGCCGCTTCGACGTCATCGTCACCGACAACCTGTTCGGCGACATCCTCACCGACCTCGCCGCGGCGATCACCGGTGGCATCGGGCTGGCCGCGAGCGGCAACCTCGACGTCTCGCGCACCAACCCGTCGATGTTCGAGCCGGTGCACGGCTCGGCGCCGGACATCGCCGGCCAGGGCAAGGCGGACCCGACCGCGACGATCCTGTCCGTCGCGCTGATGCTCGAGCACCTCGGGCACAACGACGCCGCCGCGAAGATCACCGCCGCCGTCGAGGCCGACCTGGCCGAGCGGGGCACCGCCGCGCGCAGCACCTCGCAGATCGGCGACGCGATCGCCGCCCGAGTAGCCGGCTAG
- the serA gene encoding phosphoglycerate dehydrogenase has product MTKPVVLIAEELSPATVEALGPDFEIRQCDGANREELLPAIADVDAILIRSATKVDAEALAAAKKLRVVARAGVGLDNVDVAAATKAGVMVVNAPTSNITSAAELAVALLLASARHVSQAHASLKQGQWKRSKFTGVELAEKTVGVVGLGRIGALVAQRLAAFEVELIAYDPYVPAARATQLGVRLVSLDELLRESDFITVHLPKTPETAGLIGEEQLRLVKPSVHIINAARGGIVDEAALYAALKEGRVAGAGLDVYAKEPCTDSPMFELDNVVALPHLGASTDEAQEKAGIAVAKSVRLALAGELVPDAVNVQGGTIAEDVKPGLPLCEKLGRIFTALAGGVADRLDVEVRGEITKHDVKVMELATLKGVFTDIAEEASVSYVNAPLFAQERNVEVHLTTSPESPRYRNLVTARGTMATGEVVSVSGTLSGARRMVEKIVEIDGYEVDVELADHLAFFRYVDRPGVVGTVGRILGEAGVNIAGMQVARDAKGGQALVALTVDSAIPADALSELQTAIEADWARAVDLT; this is encoded by the coding sequence GTGACCAAGCCTGTGGTCCTGATTGCCGAGGAACTGTCGCCCGCCACCGTGGAGGCGCTCGGCCCCGACTTCGAGATCCGGCAGTGCGACGGCGCGAACCGCGAGGAGCTGCTCCCCGCGATCGCCGACGTCGACGCCATCCTGATCCGCTCCGCCACCAAGGTGGACGCCGAGGCGCTCGCCGCCGCGAAGAAGCTTCGCGTCGTCGCCCGCGCCGGTGTCGGCCTCGACAACGTCGACGTCGCCGCGGCCACCAAGGCCGGCGTCATGGTGGTCAACGCCCCGACCTCCAACATCACCTCCGCCGCCGAGCTCGCGGTGGCCCTGCTGCTGGCCAGCGCCCGCCACGTCTCGCAGGCGCACGCCTCCCTCAAGCAGGGGCAGTGGAAGCGCTCGAAGTTCACCGGCGTCGAGCTCGCCGAGAAGACCGTCGGCGTCGTCGGCCTCGGCCGCATCGGTGCCCTGGTCGCGCAGCGTCTCGCCGCGTTCGAGGTCGAGCTGATCGCCTACGACCCCTACGTCCCGGCCGCCCGCGCCACGCAGCTCGGTGTCCGTCTGGTCAGCCTGGACGAGCTGCTGCGCGAGTCCGACTTCATCACCGTGCACCTGCCCAAGACCCCGGAGACCGCGGGTCTGATCGGCGAGGAGCAGCTGCGCCTGGTGAAGCCGAGCGTGCACATCATCAACGCCGCCCGCGGCGGAATCGTCGACGAGGCCGCGCTGTACGCGGCCCTCAAGGAGGGCCGGGTCGCCGGCGCCGGGCTCGACGTCTACGCCAAGGAGCCGTGCACCGACTCGCCGATGTTCGAGCTGGACAACGTCGTGGCGCTCCCGCACCTCGGCGCCAGCACCGACGAGGCCCAGGAGAAGGCCGGCATCGCCGTCGCCAAGTCCGTCCGCCTCGCGCTGGCCGGCGAGCTCGTGCCGGACGCGGTCAACGTCCAGGGCGGCACCATCGCCGAGGACGTCAAGCCGGGTCTGCCGCTGTGCGAGAAGCTCGGCCGCATCTTCACCGCCCTCGCGGGCGGGGTCGCGGACCGGCTCGACGTCGAGGTCCGCGGCGAGATCACCAAGCACGACGTGAAGGTGATGGAGCTCGCGACCCTCAAGGGCGTGTTCACCGACATCGCCGAGGAGGCCTCGGTCTCCTACGTCAACGCCCCGCTGTTCGCGCAGGAGCGCAACGTCGAGGTGCACCTGACGACGAGCCCCGAGAGCCCGCGCTACCGCAACCTCGTCACCGCCCGCGGCACGATGGCGACCGGTGAGGTCGTCTCGGTCTCCGGCACCCTGTCCGGCGCCCGCCGCATGGTCGAGAAGATCGTCGAGATCGACGGCTACGAGGTCGACGTCGAGCTCGCCGACCACCTCGCGTTCTTCCGCTACGTCGACCGCCCGGGTGTCGTAGGCACCGTCGGCCGGATCCTCGGCGAGGCCGGCGTCAACATCGCCGGCATGCAGGTCGCCCGCGACGCCAAGGGCGGTCAGGCTCTCGTCGCGCTGACCGTCGACTCCGCGATCCCCGCGGACGCTCTCAGCGAGCTCCAGACGGCGATCGAAGCCGACTGGGCCCGCGCCGTCGACCTGACCTGA
- the ilvC gene encoding ketol-acid reductoisomerase gives MAEMFYDDDADLSVIQGRKVAVLGYGSQGHAHALSLRDSGVDVRVGLPEGSKSRAKAEEEGLRVVTPAEAAAEADVIMILAPDPVQRKLYSESVEANLKDGDALFFGHGLNIRYGLITPPAGVDVCMVAPKGPGHLVRRQFQEGKGVPCIIAVEQDATGKAWDLVKSYAKGIGGTRAGIIKTTFTEETETDLFGEQVVLCGGLSHLIMAGFETLIEAGYQPEVAYFECLHEVKLIVDLMYEGGISKMRWSISETAEWGDYVSGPRIITEQTKAEMKKILGEIQDGTFAKNWMAEYDAGLPNYKKYVEEGQNHPIEQTGAKLRPLMSWISG, from the coding sequence GTGGCGGAGATGTTCTACGACGACGACGCCGACCTGTCGGTGATCCAGGGCCGCAAGGTCGCGGTGCTCGGGTACGGCAGCCAGGGCCACGCGCACGCGCTGTCGCTGCGTGACTCGGGGGTCGACGTCCGCGTCGGCCTGCCCGAGGGCTCGAAGAGCCGCGCCAAGGCGGAGGAGGAGGGCCTGCGGGTCGTCACTCCGGCCGAGGCGGCCGCCGAGGCGGACGTGATCATGATCCTCGCGCCGGACCCCGTGCAGCGGAAGCTGTACAGCGAGTCCGTCGAGGCGAACCTCAAGGACGGCGACGCGCTGTTCTTCGGCCACGGCCTCAACATCCGCTACGGCCTCATCACCCCGCCGGCCGGCGTCGACGTCTGCATGGTCGCGCCGAAGGGCCCGGGTCACCTGGTGCGTCGTCAGTTCCAGGAGGGCAAGGGCGTTCCCTGCATCATCGCGGTCGAGCAGGACGCGACCGGCAAGGCCTGGGACCTCGTGAAGTCCTACGCCAAGGGCATCGGCGGCACCCGCGCCGGCATCATCAAGACCACCTTCACCGAGGAGACCGAGACCGACCTGTTCGGCGAGCAGGTCGTCCTCTGCGGCGGTCTGAGCCACCTGATCATGGCCGGCTTCGAGACCCTGATCGAGGCGGGCTACCAGCCCGAGGTCGCGTACTTCGAGTGCCTCCACGAGGTCAAGCTCATCGTCGACCTCATGTACGAGGGCGGCATCTCGAAGATGCGCTGGTCGATCTCGGAGACCGCGGAGTGGGGCGACTACGTCTCCGGCCCGCGGATCATCACCGAGCAGACCAAGGCCGAGATGAAGAAGATCCTCGGCGAGATCCAGGACGGCACCTTCGCGAAGAACTGGATGGCCGAGTACGACGCCGGCCTCCCGAACTACAAGAAGTACGTCGAGGAGGGCCAGAACCACCCCATCGAGCAGACCGGCGCGAAGCTGCGTCCGCTGATGAGCTGGATCTCCGGCTGA
- the ilvN gene encoding acetolactate synthase small subunit, which yields MSVHTLSVLVENKPGVLARIASLFSRRGFNIDSLAVGPTEHPEISRMTIAVNVEDSPLEQVTKQLNKLVNVIKIVELEPSSSVQRELVLVKVKADLESRSHVLEVVQLFRAKVIDVSSDAVTIEATGSSDKLAALLRMLEPFGVKELVQSGMVAIGRGPRSITDRSLRPVERSA from the coding sequence ATGAGCGTTCACACCCTCTCGGTCCTGGTCGAGAACAAGCCCGGTGTGCTCGCGCGCATCGCGTCCCTGTTCTCGCGCCGGGGCTTCAACATCGACTCCCTGGCCGTCGGCCCGACCGAGCACCCGGAGATCTCCCGGATGACGATCGCGGTCAACGTCGAGGACAGCCCGCTGGAGCAGGTGACGAAGCAGCTGAACAAGCTGGTCAACGTCATCAAGATCGTGGAGCTCGAGCCGTCGAGCTCCGTCCAGCGTGAGCTGGTGCTGGTCAAGGTCAAGGCCGACCTGGAGAGCCGCTCGCACGTCCTGGAGGTCGTGCAGCTGTTCCGCGCCAAGGTCATCGACGTCTCCAGCGACGCCGTGACGATCGAGGCGACCGGCAGCTCCGACAAGCTCGCCGCCCTGTTGCGGATGCTCGAACCCTTCGGGGTCAAGGAGCTCGTGCAGTCCGGCATGGTCGCGATCGGTCGCGGCCCCCGATCCATCACCGACCGCAGCCTCCGCCCCGTCGAGCGCTCGGCCTAG